Proteins encoded together in one Microcebus murinus isolate Inina chromosome 18, M.murinus_Inina_mat1.0, whole genome shotgun sequence window:
- the CBX8 gene encoding chromobox protein homolog 8, producing MELSAVGERVFAAEALLKRRIRKGRMEYLVKWKGWSQKYSTWEPEENILDARLLAAFEEREREMELYGPKKRGPKPKTFLLKAQAKAKAKTYEFRSDSARGIRIPYPGRSPQDLASTSRAREGLRNMGLSPPGSSSSTSSTCRAEPPRDRDRERERERERERERERERAASRVDDKPSSPGDSSKKRGPKPRKELLDPSQRPLGEPSDGLGDYLKGRKLDDTPSGAGKFPAGHSVIQLARRQDSDLVQCGVTSPSSAETTGKLAVDTFPARVIKHRPAFLEAKGQGALDPGGPRVRHGSGAPGSVGGLYRDMGAQGGRPSLIARIPVARILGDPEEESWSPSLTNLEKVVVTDVTSNFLTVTIKESNTDQGFFKEKR from the exons ATGGAGCTCTCGGCGGTGGGGGAGCGGGTGTTCGCGGCCGAAGCCCTCCTGAAGCGGCGCATTCGGAAA GGACGCATGGAATACCTCGTGAAATGGAAGGGCTGGTCGCAGAA GTACAGCACCTGGGAGCCGGAAGAGAACATCCTGGATGCCCGCTTGCTGGCAGCCTTTGAGGAAAG GGAACGAGAGATGGAGCTCTACGGCCCCAAAAAGCGAGGACCCAAACCCAAAACGTTCCTCCTCAAG GcccaggccaaggccaaggccaagacTTACGAGTTCCGAAGTGACTCAGCCCGGGGCATTCGGATTCCCTACCCCGGCCGCTCACCCCAGGACCTGGCCTCTACTTCCCGGGCCCGAGAAGGCCTTCGGAACATGGGTCTGTCCCCACCAGGGAGtagcagcagcaccagcagcactTGCCGAGCAGAGCCCCCTCGGGACCGGGACCGGGAGAGGGAGCGGGAACGAGAGAGGGAACGTGAGAGGGAGCGAGAGCGGGCAGCCAGCCGGGTGGATGACAAGCCCAGCTCGCCAGGGGACAGCTCCAAGAAGCGAGGCCCCAAGCCCCGGAAGGAGCTCCTGGACCCTTCACAAAGGCCCTTAGGAGAACCCAGCGATGGCCTCGGAGACTACCTCAAGGGCAGGAAGCTGGACGACACCCCTTCAGGGGCAGGAAAGTTCCCAGCAGGCCACAGCGTGATCCAGCTGGCCCGAAGGCAGGACTCGGACCTGGTGCAGTGTGGTGTGACCAGCCCTAGCTCAGCGGAGACCACGGGCAAGCTGGCTGTGGACACCTTCCCAGCCAGGGTCATAAAGCACAGGCCTGCCTTCTTGGAGGCCAAAGGCCAGGGTGCCTTAGACCCTGGAGGCCCCCGGGTCCGGCATGGGTCAGGTGCCCCCGGCTCTGTGGGAGGCCTGTACCGGGACATGGGGGCCCAGGGGGGAAGGCCCTCCCTCATCGCCAGGATCCCAGTGGCCAGAATCCTGGGGGACCCTGAGGAAGAGTCCTGGAGCCCCTCCCTGACTAACCTGGAGAAGGTGGTGGTCACAGACGTGACCTCAAACTTTTTGACCGTCACCATTAAGGAGAGTAACACGGACCAAGgcttttttaaagagaaaagatga